One Oncorhynchus keta strain PuntledgeMale-10-30-2019 unplaced genomic scaffold, Oket_V2 Un_scaffold_1494_pilon_pilon, whole genome shotgun sequence genomic window, ccaggttttgtattgaaggatGTCAAACGTTGTGCCGTTTCTGTACATGGAAAATGGCAGGTTTTGTATTGACCCATGTTTTTGAGCTATTGACCCAAGTTTACTAGACAGGAGCAACATGTCATTATAATGCCCTGCCTACCGTGTGTACATGGAAAATGGCACCGGTTTTGTATTACCCAAGTTTACTAGACATGTCATTAAATGCCGTTGTGCCGTGTGTAATGGAAAATGGCAGGTTTTGTATTGACCCACCGTTTACTAGACATGTCATTATAAACTTGTGCCGTGTGTAATGTCAAAATGCCCCTGACCCGTTTACTAGACAGGAGCAAACATGTCGTTATAATGAAAATGGCAGGTTTTGTATTGACCCACATGTTTATAATGACAGGAGCAAATGTCGTAATGTGCCTACCGTGTGTAATGGAAAATGGCAGGTTTTGTATTGACCCGTTTACTAGACAGGAGCAAACGTCTGTCCCATGTCATTATAATGGAAACATGTCAGATGTACGGTAGGAGACATTTTTAAAGATCGAACACTTGTATCCGTTTGACAGAGGTGTATTTTATTAGAAACTTTTTTTTGATCGCGACAAACGATGATAGAAACAGTGTTTTTCGAATAAATTATGATTTCCAAATACATTTGGAAGGTAAGTGGTGCACGTGATGTTATTAAGTATAAAGCTCTACTCCACATGTCATTATAATGCCCTCGGCCTACCGCTCTACTCCACATGTCATTATAATGCCCTCGGCCTACCGCTCTACTCCACATGTCATTATAATGCCCTCGGCCTACCGCTCTACTCCACATGTCATTATAATGCCCTCGGCCTACCGCTCTACTCCACATGTCATTATAATGCCCTCGGCCTACCGCTCTACTCCACATGTCATTATAATGCCCTCGGCCTACCGCTCTACTCCACATGTCATTATAATGCCCTCGGCCTACCGCTCTACTCCACATGTCATTATAATGCCCTCGGCCTACCGCTCTACTCCACATGTCATTATAATGCCCTCGGCCTACCGCTCTACTCCACATGTCATTATAATGCCCTCGGCCTACCGCTCTACTCCACATGTCATTATAATGCCCTCGGCCTACCGCTCTACTCCACATGTCATTATAATGCCCTCGGCCTACCGCTCTACTCCACATGTCATTATAATGCCCTCGGCCTACCGCTCTACTCCACATGTCATTATAATGCCCTCGGCCTACCGCTCTACTCCACATGTCATTATAATGCCCTCGGCCTACCGCTCTACTCCACATGTCATTATAATGCCCTCGGCCTACCGCTCTACTCCACATGTCATTACATGTCATTATAATACTCCACATGTCCCTCGGCCCACATGTCATTATAATGCTCTACTCCACATGTCATTATAATGCCCTCGGCCTACCGCTCTACTCCACATGTCATTATAATGCCCTCGGCCTACCGCTCTACTCCACATGTCATTATAATGCCTCGGCCTACCATGCTCTACTCCACATGTCATTATAATGCCCTCGGCCTACCGCTCTACTCCACATGTCATTATAATGCCCTCGGCCTACCGCTCTACTCCACATGTCATTATAATGCCCTCGGCCTACCGCTCTACTCCACATGTCATTATAATGCCCTCGGCCTACCGCTCTACTCCACATGTCATTATAATGCCCTCGGCCTACCGCTCTACTCCACATGTCATTATAATGCCCTCGGCCTACCGCTCTACTCCACATGTCATTATAATGCCCTCGGCCTACCGCTCTACTCCACATGTCATTATAATGCCCTCGGCCTACCGCTCTACTCCACATGTCATTATAATGCCCTCGGCCTACCGCTCTACTCCACATGTCATTATAATGCCCTCGGCCTACCGCTCTACTCCACATGTCATTATAATGCCCTCGGCCTACCGCTCTACTCCACATGTCATTATAATGCCCTCGGCCTACCGCTCTACTCCACATGTCATTATAATGCCCTCGGCCTACCGCTCTACTCCACATGTCATTATAATGCCCTCGGCCTACCGCTCTACTCCACATGTCATTATAATGCCCTCGGCCTACCGCTCTACTCCACATGTCATTATAATGCCCTCGGCCTACCGCTCTACTCCACATGTCATTATAATGCCTCATGTCCTACCGCTCTACTCCACATGTCATTATAATGCCCTCGGCCTACCGCTCTACTCCACATGTCATTATAATGCCCTCGGCCTACCGCTCTACTCCACATGTCATTATAATGCCCTCGGCCTACCGCTCTACTCCACATGTCATTATAATGCCCTCGGCCTACCGCTCTACTCCACATGTCATTATAATGCCCTCGGCCTACCGCTCTACTCCACATGTCATTACCGCTCTACTCCACATGTCATTATAATGCCCTCGGCCTACCGCTCTACTCCACATGTCATTATAATGCCCTCGGCCTACCGCTCTACTCCACATGTCATTATAATGACTCGGCCTACCGCTCTACTCCACATGTCATTATAATGCCCTCGTCCTACCGCTTGAAAAATTAATTTATTCAACAataagaattttttttttttacagaacaAGGATTTTCTTGACTTTAAAGAATACCTGGAATACCTTCACCTTCCAATGATAACTGTCACCATTAAATAGTTTCAGATCATCTAGGCCTGCTTGAGTGCAAGTTACACCACGGACCATGGTGGCGATAAGTAGGCGATAAGTAGGCGATAAGTAGGCGATAAGTAGGCGATACGTAGGCGATAAGTAGGCGATAAGTAGGCGATAAGTAGGCACATGAGAATTATTAGAATATGGCAAATTCTTGCATTCTATCCCCGCTGGCTTTTGCTGGCTCCCTGAGCCATAACATATAGATGGGCAGGGTATACAGGCTGTCACGCAGTTTGTCTAATAGACATAACATATAGATGGGCAGGGTATACAGGCTGTCACGCAGTTTGTCTAATAGACATAACATATAGATGGGCAGGGTATACAGGCTGTCACGCAGTTTGTCTAATAGACATAACATATAGATGGGCAGGGTATACAGGCTGTCACGCAGTTTGTCTAATAGACATAACATATAGATGGGCAGGGTATACAGGCTGTCACGCAGTTTGTCTAATAGACATAACATATATATGGGCAGGGTATACAGGCTGTCACGCAGTTTGTCTGATAGACATAACATATAGATGGGCAGGGTATACCGGCTGTCACGCAGTTTGTCTAATAGGATTATGGAAACATTTAAAACCACATCATTTTTATTCGACATAGGTTTTTGCAGGCAATTGTCCTGTCCGCTTTCGAACTTTAAAATGTTGACAAAAATTCAGCAGGAAAGTTCATGGAAACATAGCAACTGTCTCCTTATCCATCCATGTTACAGGACTCACAACTAATATACAGGATAGACATGGGGAGTTGAGTTGAGCCTGTGCTCCTGAGTATCTGTTTATGTGTCAGTattagtgcatgtgtgtgtagttCTAACTCCTTGTTAATTTAAAACCGGAAGCAATAGCGATCCTATCCCTAGCCAGACATGATAGATAGCAGGTTCCCGAAGTTGTGACACTGGAAGCAGCCAGGAAACACTGAAAGGTCGCTGACGATTAGATTAAAGACTACACCTCTGATATGACCTTTTAACCAGGGACACCATTTTAATCGCAACCTCTTTTATTGGGACCATTGTTCTCCTAAAGGTCTCAGGTCTTAGTCATTTCTTATCTGGCTGTACTCTGAGGccaaggggatgagagagagaggggggagacttGGTCATAGTCATGGGTCTCGCCaagtggaaccctattccctgtttagtgcactactttagaccagagctcatAGGAAATCCAATTGGCTGTGTTCAGAAGTTGTACACTACGTAGAAAACGAGGGTTCCGTAGGACGCATAAAGCTTCAGTCAGCGGTGCTGGGCTGGACTCTCTCTATATAAGGGGTTCTGGGTCCGCCAAGAGAACCATACAGCACCACCGGGTGAGAGCGAAGGAGACACCGACAGAGACAGCACCACCGGGTGAGAGCGAAGGAGACACCGACAGAGACAGCACCACCGGGTGAGAGCGAAGGAGACAccgacagagacacacagagactcaccCAACCTTCACCAGAACACTGATCCACACCTGCAGCCTGTCTGTTACTTTCAAGGCTCTTTCTCTTGgactcctctttcctctctctccccatctgtcgCTCCTGATCATGTGGAAGGCTGCGGTGTTGACGTTTGGCCTGTTGGTGGCGCTGGTGGGTATGGTGCAGGCTGCAGAGGGCCACGCTAACTCTATCTACGGTGTGAAGCTGTGCGGGAGAGAGTTTATACGGGCCGTCATCTTCACCTGCGGAGGATCgcgttggaggagaggagtgggcgACGCCGGTGAGATGGGTGTCTGTGAGAGACGATGTGTCTGTGTACCTGTGGCTGTGGTTGTGAATGTGTGATTGattgtctgtgtgtgcctgtgtgtgtgtgtgcctgtgtgtgtgtgtgtgtgtgtgtgtgtgcgtgtgcgtgtgcgtgtgcgtgtgtgctgtgtgtgtgtgtgtgtgtgtgtgtgtgtgcgtgcctgtgtgtgtgtgtgcctgtgtgtgtgtgtgcctgtgtgtgtgtgtgtcagtctctcTTGTTGTGCATGTCTAAATGTCTGTCTGCCTACGTGTCTGTTTGACTGACCGACTACTCATCAGTCTGCTACTGTGGGGTCAACCATACTGAGATGTTTTCTCTCGTTCAGCACCATAGACTAATATCTAATATCAATCCTTGCAAGAGAACCAGTTGTTCCTGTAGCCAATTCTTTTCTATTAAGCATTCAAATCATTTTATTTTCCTCGTCCTTCCAGGTGACATCTCCATTGACGAGGAGACTGAGGCCTACAGCCCATGGAGCTCCAACGCCATCCCCGGCCTCGCCAGCAAGCAGCGTCCAGGATTGGAGGCTCAGGGCTGGGCAGGGGAGGTCAGGGAGGGGGGCTCTGCCGCTGCTGCGTTCAGTCGTTTGGCCCGCTCGCCCATCTCAGAGGAAGTGCTAGAGGCGCTGCGCAGTGCGGACAGGAAGGGGCGGGATGTCGTGGTGGGCCTCTCCAACGCCTGCTGCAAGTGGGGCTGCAGCAAGAGCGAGATCAGCTCCCTCTGTTGAGCACTACCAACACCTCTCCATTTTCATCCCTCTGTTGAGagctatccctccttccctctagccctctatccctccttccctccatccctctagccctccatccctccttccttcttccatccctctcctttgagccctccatccctcctccttctagccctccatccctctatccctccttccctccatccctccttccccctccatccctccttccttctagccctccatccctccttccctctagccctccatccctccttccctctagccctccatccctccttccctctagccctccatctctccttccctacacTTTTCTATCCTTCCATTCCTCCtgcttcttctccttctcctggaTCATTGTGTTGATCATTTAGGTTCTCCTGACTGTGAGGGTGTAAAAAGAAAAGGTTACAAGGCAACATGAGAAAAGACATTCTTTGACCCTGCATGTATTCTCCAACCTATGTCAGTATTATGAGCAGTTTTTGTGTGTTTAGTTACTGATATGACAGTCCAATAAAGTTGTGTTTTGAAAGTGGTAATGTGTTACTCTTCATTGACATTTCTGAATCTCTTACTTGATGTATTACAGTATCTGAAAATATTTTACCACAAAGACTTTATTTCTCAACAACACTAGACTAGATCAggatttcccaaactcggtcctgggtgCAAGTTTTGTTTTTTTCCCTAGCAGTACACAGCCGATTCAAATAaccaaagcttgatgatgagttggttatttaaATCAGCCGTGTAGTCcttaggttaaaaaaaataaatgagtACCCAGgaagggccccaggaccgagtttgggaaccCTGGACGAAAGGACGGTTTTTGTTGTATCCACCTGCTGTTGTAACTTCCTCCTCCCGGTCTTTGGTGGTGGACTTTGACTGGCTGTCACGCACACCTGTTTAAAATATGATGACCCCAACGGACGATTCTATCCCGCTAGGCCCACATGGCATTAAAAAGTAGACGTTTATTCCATGCCATAACATTTCCTTTTACACTGTCTATTCACTCACTGGTAAATGGAAATATAAATTTGACTTTGATGAAAGATTGTCTATTATATTGACCTAATTGATTTTGCAGTGTAATCACGTGTGATGTGAACAGATCGGCGATTGGGCAAAACTAATCAAGCGTATGGAACGTTGAGCCATGTACGGAAGCCGAACAAGGACCTGCTGGTGGATTTTTGAATCTGACATGACAGCAATTTCTCACACAGAGCCAGAGCTACTTATCGCAACAGAAAGGGGGTTCGGGATTATCCCTTTGCTCTAAAAACAAAGTGAGAGATCCAAACCCTTTGCTACTAAATACATCTGGATTGCATCTGCCATTCTGTAAATGCTCATTGCCACGGTACCGGTAGCTACTGCTAACAAAGCAATTACGGATCTGACAAATCGGTGCGACCAGGTAAAGGCTTTCTTTGGCGGCACTTTCAACATGAagctattagctagctagatgCCTAACTAACTAGCCAATTAACCAACGTTAGCCATATAATATGACATTGTGTTGTCTTTATCGTTTGCACTTGGCTAgctaacaatgtctacactcgTTCATTTGTTAGATGTgtatgtagttagctagctaacgagcTAATGTCACTTGCGGCGAAATGCGAGGCCGTATCGGCCTACTTGCCCAAGCCGGCCAGGGACTCCCTACTTTATTAGCTAGCAAAATGGCTAACTAGCGTAGCTAGCATGCAATGCGGAATGCTTGCGGAGGCAAAGCTAGACTAGGTAACGTTGGCTAGTTACGTATCGGTTTTATAATGGGGACTGATTACTACTAACaaactagttaacgttagctaggtatCTACATTACTTTGTCAACGTCCGTTGATGTGCTATTTGTTTTGATCCCAGGTCGGTTGTGAAGGTAGTTCTGATGCTGGTGATTAGAATGCGTTCTGATGTTGggctagagagacaacactgcTTGTGATGTGATGTTGTgctagagagacaacactgcTTGTGATGTGATGTTGggctagagagacaacactgcTTGTGATGTGATGTTGggctagagagacaacactgcTTGTGATGTTGGGCTAGAGAGACAACTCTGCTTGTGATGTGATGTTGggctagagagacaacactgcTTGTGATGTGATGTTGGGCTAGAGAGACAACTCTGCTTGTGATGTTGGGCTAGAGAGACAACTCTGCATGTGATGTTGGGCTAGAGAGACAACTCTGCATGTGATGTTGTGGCTAGCTAGAGAGACAACTCTGCTTGTGATGTTGGGCTAGAGAGACAAACTCTgcttgtgatgtgatgtgatgttgcTAGAGAGACAACTCTGCTTGTGATGTTGGGCTAGAGAGACAACTCTGCTGACAACTCTGTGATGTTGGGCTAGAGAGACAACAACTCTGCTTGTGATGTTGGGCTAGAGAGACAACTCTGCATGTGATGTTGGGCTAGAGAGACAACTCTGCATGTGATGTTGGGCTAGAGAGACAACTCTGCATGTGATGTTGGGCTAGAGAGACAACTCTGCATGTGATGTTGGGCTAGAGAGACAACTCTGCATGTGATGTTGGGCTAGAGAGACAACTCTGCTTGTGATGTTGGGCTAGAGAGACAACTCTGCATGTGATGTTGGGCTAGAGAGACAACTCTGCATGTGATGTTGGGCTAGAGAGACAACTCTGCATGTGATGTTGGGCTAGAGAGACAACTCTGCTTGTGATGTTGGGCTGCTTGTGATGTTAGAGAGACAACTCTGCATGTGATGTTGGGCTAGAGAGACAACTCTGCATGTGATGTTGGGCTAGAGAGACAACTCTGCATGTGATGTTGGGCTAGAGAGACAACTCTGCTTGTGATGTTGGGCTAGAGAGACAACTTGTGATGTTCTGCAATGTGATGTTGGGCTAGAGAGACAACTCTGCTTGTGATGTTGGGCTAGAGAGACAACTCTGCATGTGATGTTGGGCTTGTGATGTTGGGAGAGACAACTCTGCTTGTGATGTTGGGCTAGAGAGACAACTCTGCTTGTGATGTTGGGCTTGTGATGTTGGGAGAGACAACTCTGCTTGTGATGTTGGGCTAGAGAGACAACTCTGCTTGTGATGTTGGGCTAGAGAGAACTCTGCTTGTGACAGCGACACTAGTAGCAACAGAAAACTATGTAGCCGGCGGAGGCTGTAAGGAAAAAATGTAGAGAAACATTCAAGtcactcttttctctctgtgtgtgtgtgtgtgtgtgtgtgtgtgtgtgtgtgtgtgtgtgtgtgtgtgtgtgtgtgtgtgtgtgtgtgtgtgtaggatggaGGATGGCAGCCGGATGAACAGGGTCTGCAGCAGGTACTTCAGCTGCTGAAGGACTCCCAGTCTCCAGACACAGCCACACAGAGAGCTGTGCAGGAAGTatcctctcaaacacacagcagtGTGTCTGCGTACGAGGGAGAGGCTGTGGGATTGTTTTCCATAATGTGTCTCATCGCGGTGTGAG contains:
- the rln3b gene encoding relaxin-3b encodes the protein MWKAAVLTFGLLVALVGMVQAAEGHANSIYGVKLCGREFIRAVIFTCGGSRWRRGVGDAGDISIDEETEAYSPWSSNAIPGLASKQRPGLEAQGWAGEVREGGSAAAAFSRLARSPISEEVLEALRSADRKGRDVVVGLSNACCKWGCSKSEISSLC